The genomic stretch GAAACAAAAAATCAAACTGGAAAAATCCTTTCAAAATTTACGAACTTATAAAAATAGTTTTAAACCTTGGCAATTGTAATCGAAATCAAGAACAATGATCTTTCTTTTGATGGACTCAGTGGATTCCGGGAAAGAATTATGTCTACCATTCACAATACGAAGGAAGATGTGGTCTTGGACTTTACTGAAATCTCCATGTCTTTGGATAGCGCGACCATTGGTGAATTGATGAAGTTTCATTCTGCACTGGAATCCCAACACCTACAATTACAAATCCGAGGGGTCAATAAACTCATTCGCACTGTCTTTCGATTGAACAAACTCGACACCATCCTCCACTTAATCGACTAAAGTATACGTAAGAGTACGAATCAGTCTAATCTAATTTCTACAGGTCTTTCCTTTCCATTTCGTCTGATTGTAGATGAAAGCATTCTGGCTCATCCTTTTCATTTTCATTT from Leptospira bourretii encodes the following:
- a CDS encoding STAS domain-containing protein codes for the protein MAIVIEIKNNDLSFDGLSGFRERIMSTIHNTKEDVVLDFTEISMSLDSATIGELMKFHSALESQHLQLQIRGVNKLIRTVFRLNKLDTILHLID